In the Bacillus sp. HSf4 genome, AGAACCGTTCCAAACAGCATCGTGCCTCCGAAGAAGTTGCCGAGATAAGGCTGTCCGATCAGATAGCACACGGCAAACACGAGAGTCGCCAGTCCGATCATCACATAGGCCGGAAAGAATCTTTTTTGAAAGCTCATCCTTTGGGTGATCCGGAAAAAGATCAGTCCGATAACAAGCGGGACAAGCCATAAGTAGAATAGGACAAATATTTTCATTGCGAAAACCTCATATTTTTTTATCTATCATACCAGATAAACGGTAAAAAAGGGTGTGACAAGTTTCGAACTTATTTGCCGCGCTCGGCGTATTCTTTCCTCAGGAGTCCGTAGACGAAATGATCGGCAAAATGATCATGAAGCCATTCGCATTGTCTGAGGCAGCCTTCTTTCACAAATCCGAGCCTTTCGGGTATCGCCCGGCTTCTGCTGTTTTTAACCGCCGCCCTGATTTCAACCCGGTTGAGTTCATATTCGTTAAACATCATATCAATCAGCGCGCGGCATGCGCTCGTCATGATTCCTTTTCCCTGATGAGATTCACCGAGCCAGTAGCCGATCGATGTCGTTCGGTTGGTCCAATTGATATAGTGCAGGCCGATCATGCCGGCGAATTGCTGTTGATGCCAGATCCCTGCCTGAAAGCCGTTATTCGCGGCAGCCTGCTTCATGGCATCCTCGATAAAAGCTTCGGTGTCTTCAAGCTTCTTCGTTCCGTCGACCCAGTACAGCCATTTTCTTAAATGCTGTTTGGATTGCTGGATCTGTTTGTAGACGGCGGGTGCATCCTTTGGTTCAAGCATTTTTAAATACAGATCATGATCAATCTTCAGTGTGAACATCCAGAATCCTCCTTTTCTCCAGTATAAAGAAAAAAGCCCGACCGAAGTCAGCTTTTTTAACCGGTAAATGTATCAAAAATGAGAAACACGTTAAGTCCGACGATCAGAACAGCAATGATCCATGATACGGCTGTCACCCATGCGGCGTTTTTAAGGCTTCCCATGATCCGCTTATTGCTTGTAAATAGAATAAGCGGAATGAGAGCGAAGGCGATTCCGAACGACAGGACGACCTGGCTTAACACGAGGGCGGTTGTCGGGTTGACGCCTGAAGCAATGATGGCAATCGGCGGCAAAATCGTGATAAATCGTCTTAAATAAAGCGGAATTCGAAAATTGATGAATCCTTGCATAATAATATCTCCCGAAAGTGTTCCGACAGATGAACTGGATAAGCCTGCCGTCAAAAGTCCGATGCCGAACAACACGGCTGACAGCGGACTGACCATTGTGCTGAAATGGCTGAAGGCGACATCCAGATCCTCGACAAAAATCCCGTTTTTGAAAAACAATGCGGCGGCAACGATCAGCATGCTCGCATTGATCGCTCCGGCAATCAGCATGGCGATCAAAATATCGATAAATTCAAACCGGAATATTTTTTTCTTTTCAGCATCCGTTTTTCCAACCACCCTTCTTTGGGTGAGAGCGGAGTGCAAGTAAATGGCGTGCGGCATAACCGTTGCTCCGAGGATCCCCGCCGCCAGAAGAATGCTGTCGGTTCCGTCAAAGCGAGGGACAAACATGCCCTCCAAAACCGATCCAATGTCAGGCTTTGCAAAAAAAGTCTGAAAGGCAAAGGCGATCACGACGATAAACAGCATTCCTGTAATCGCCGCTTCGAGCGGGCGGACGCCGCGCCGTTGCAGCTCCAGGATCGCGAATGATCCAGCCGCTGCAATGAGCGATGCTTCAAGAAGCGGAATGCCGAACAATAGATAAAGGCCGAGAGCCGCTCCGATAAATTCGGCAAGGTCTGTCGCGATGACGACGAGCTCTCCCTGAATCCAAAGACCGACCGACACCGGTTTTGGGAATTCCTCCCTTGCAACCTCGGGAAGATTTTTGCCCGTTGCAATGCCGAGCTTGGCGGACAGCGACTGTATAAGCAGCGCCATAATATTCGAAAAAAGAATAACCCATAAAAGCAAATATCCGTACTTGGAACCTGCAGCAATGTTTGTGGCAAAGTTGCCGGGATCGATATAGGCGATGGCAGCTATAAAAGCCGGCCCCAGAAAAGGAAGGAGCCTTTTGAAACCTTTGCTTTTTCCATCTAGTGCGTCTTGAGCTTCTTTTGATATTTGTGCGTGTCTGGACATATCTTGACTGACCATATGATTCACCTAGATTCTCGTTGTTTTTTCCTTGTACATAAAAGTTTCCTTAATGCAAATTCCATATTCATCATATGCCCTGACATTATGAATTGTCAACCATAAGATGCGTAGTTTATACAAGCCAAACAAAAACCAGCACCGCTCCCTGCGATGCTGGCTGCCTCTGTCCTATGCTTCAGACCGCGAACCTGTTCTTCCCCGGAACAGAAGATTCAAAATAAAGACGAGGATTGCGGCTCCGATGATAGCCGGAAAAATGGCGAATCCAGCAATGTCAGGCCCCCACGTTCCGAACAGCCCGTGACCGATCCAGGCTCCGACAAAGCCGACAACCATGGAGCCGATCCATCCGCCGGGAGCGCCGCTGCCTCCGATTGCACCTCCGATCAAACCGATGACAATTGCAACAATTAAAGAAACGAGAAATCCCAACATTGTCATTCCACCCTCTTTCAATTGTTTTATATTGAATGTTTAGCCTTCCTGAAGCACTGCTAAACACGTAAAAACATATCGGGTGAAACGAATGGCTACTCCTCGAGCAGCGAGGCGCCGGCTATGCCGGGATGTGTCATCTCGTAAGGATCGAGAATCAGATCAAGCTCCTCTTCTGTCAGCACATCATGCAGCAAACAAAGTTCGCGAACCGATTGTCCTGTCGCAATCGCTTCTTTTGCGATTCTTGCCGCTGCTTCATATCCGAGATGGGGGTTGACGGCGGTAATGACGCCGACGCTTTTTTCCACGAATTCCTTCAGCCTGATTTCATTTGCTTCGATTCCTTTGATACAGTAATCGGTAAAGACGCGGAAGCCGTTGTTCATGATTTTGATCGACTGCAGCAGGTTGAAAACAAGGACGGGTTCCATCACGTTTAATTCAAGCTGTCCCGCTTCTGAAGCAAGGCAGATCGTATGATCATTGCCGATGACCTGGAATGCGATCTGGTTCATCACCTCAGGCATGACAGGGTTCACTTTACCCGGCATGATCGAAGAGCCGGGCTGGCGCGGCGGCAGCCGGATTTCCGCAAGACCCGCTCTCGGACCTGAAGCCATTAAGCGGATATCGTTGGCGATTTTGGACATGTTCATCATCCCGACTTTAAGGGCGGCGGACACTTCTGTGTAGGCATCGGTGTTCTGGGTGGCGTCAACAAGATGGTCCGCTCCTTTCAGCTGATAGCCGCTGATTTCTGACAGGTGCTCGACGACGCTTTTGATATATCTTGGGTCGGCGTTTAAGCCTGTGCCGACTGCGGTCGCTCCCATATTGACTTCATACAAATGGTGCCGGGACTGTTTAATTCGCTCGATGTCTCTTTCAATCACGCGCGAATAGGCTTCAAACTCCTGTCCGAGCCGGATCGGAACCGCGTCTTGAAGATGGGTCCGTCCCATTTTGATGACGGAATCAAATTCAGCCGCTTTTTGTCGGAATGCGTCAAGCATATCCTCCATCGTCCCTAAAAGCTTTTTGATATGATTCAATGTCGCCAGGTGAATCGCCGTCGGAAAAACGTCATTCGTTGACTGCGCCATGTTGACATGTGTGTTTGGACTTAAATGAAAATAGTCGCCTTTGTCTCTTCCTAAAAGCTCCAATCCTCTATTCGCGATCACCTCGTTGGTGTTCATGTTCATTGAGGTCCCGGCTCCGCCTTGAATGGGATCGACGATAAAATGATCGTGCCAGAGGCCGTCCATGATTTCACCGGCCGCCTTGATGATGACCTCGCCGAGATCTTTATACAGCCGCTTGATTTCCATGTTGGAGAGAGCGGCCGCTTTTTTGACCATAGCCAAAGCTTTAATCAGCTCTTCATCGATCTGATAGCCGGTGATCGGAAAATTTTCAACGGCTCTCATCGTCTGTACCCCGTAATAAGCATCAGCCGGAACTTCTTTTTCTCCTAGAAAGTCTTTTTCAATCCGGGTTGTTTTCGTTTCCATGGATAAGCCCCTCCGTGTGTTGTTTCTTATCATGTAGTGTGTCACGATCCGCCGCATTTTTATTTTCAGTAAAAAAAGTAAATTCGGCTCCCTAAAGCAGGTTGTCAAGTAATAAAAAGCCTGTTTTCAATAATCGAATCCGATCATTTGTATGACGAAAAATTTTCAAGGAAAGATATACAAAAACAGACAAATGGTCATATGGTTATGTTTGTGTATTATTCACTTCATTAAATTTCTTTACGGTTAAGCGTTTTTGTAGTAAAGTTCATAATAAATTTTGGAAGCAGGAAAGGAAGTACTGTGATGGGAAATGTACTGATGATTAATTTTCCAGGGGAAGGTCATATCAACCCCTCTATAGGTGTAACGAAAGAATTGCAAAGCCGTGGTGAAAAGGTCGTCTATTATGCAGTCGAAGAATACGCGGAAAAAATAAAAAAAACAGGGGCCGAAGTTCGTTTATATCCCGATTTTAGAGATGATTTATCCTTCGGGAGAAGCAGAACCGGTGATGAGAAAATGGACTTTGCCGAAATCGGTTTAAACATGGCAAAAAAGGCGGATGAAATCGTTCAGCTCATATACCGGGAAGTCAAAGATGAGCAATATGATTATGTCATTTTCGATCATCACTTTTTGGCAGGAAAAATCATTGCCGAAATGATGGGGCTGCCTTGCATTTCATTGTGCACGACGTTTGCCATGGATGAAGAACTGATCCATTCCTTTGGCAAAACGCATCAAACCGGTCTTGAAAACTCGCCTTGCTTAGAACAACTTCAGCAGTTTCTCTTGGAATTAAGTGACCGGTATCCTGTCAGCCTGAGCCAGCCGTTTGATGTCTTTTCATGCCCCGGAGACATCACAATCGTTTTCACTTCAAGGGAATTTCAGCCTCATGCTGAAAGGTTTGGAGAGGACTACTTGTTCGTCGGCCCGTCTGTCACGAGCCGCCACGACCCGGGCAGCTTCCCGATGCATGAACTCGAGGGCGAGACCGTCATCGTCATCTCAATGGGGACGATCTTCAATCGGCAAAAAGAGATTTACAATATGTGCATTGATGCCTTGCAAGACTTTGACGGAAAAGTGGTTATGTCAATCGGCAGACATACGAATCCGGATGAGCTGAACGACATCCCAGACCATTTTATCGTCAAGCCTTATATTCCGCAGCTGGAGCTTTTGAAAACCGCTGATTTGTTCGTTACACACGGCGGAATGAACAGCACAAATGAAGGGCTTTACTTTGATACACCGCTTATTGTCATCCCGATGGGAGGTGATCAGTTCTTCGTCGCCAGCCAGGTGGAAAGAGCAGGCGCCGGCGTTAAACTGGACAAAACAGAGCTCACATCAGAGGTTTTGCGGGAAAAGGTGAAAGAAGTGCTTGAAAACCGCTCCTATGCTGACAGCGCCGCCGACATCGGCAAATCGCTCCGAAGCGCCGGGGGCTACAAAAGGGCTGCTGATGCTATTTTTGAACTGGTGCATGAAACAGTGGAAAAGGGATAAAACTTCCCTTTTCCTTTTTTTCGTTTTGCAGACTGTTGGGTTTCCTGCATGGGGCATTGTGTTCATCACGGCATCCCGGCTTTCAATCCGGCGCAGTCTGCCAACCTTCCAATCCAAGCCCATTCAGGCGTCTCAACCAATTTTCCTTTTCCCATCCTTGAAGATGCTTCTCTACCCCGATACCTTTACACATTGATTGTTCAGTGATGTCATCATCATTTTGATTCCACCAATTCTCCGATGTTATTTGTTCAGGCGGTTTTGCCAAAAACGAGGATTCCTGAGGCGAATCATTGTATACTAAAACAAAACAACAAGGAGGACAGAATTCTCTTGGAGAAGACAGAGCTGGAAGAACAGTTGAAAATCATAGAAAAATGGGAAAAAGAACAGCAGAAAGTATGGTTTTGGGAAAGAATCGGCCGGCTTCCGTTTAAAGTGCTGGATAAGCTGACACCGGCTTTTATTCAAGACAAAATCGGCCTTTTGCTGGATGAAATCGGCGGTTTTATTCAAAACGGCGGTCAGTATTTGACGTCTGAAAAACATCTGATCCGCAAGTTTCAAAAAGAGCTTCCGAACGAAACGATGGAAACGATCGCTGATGTGCAAAAGGCGCCTTTAGCGGTGATGGACCAAATTTGCGAAGAGCTTGGCAAAAACAGAGCGAACACCGCGGCCGTGCAAGGGGCGACAACTGGTGTGGGCGGCCTTTTCACACTAGCGATCGATATTCCCGCCATCCTCGGCCTTTCTTTGAAAACCTTGCAGGATATCGCGGTGTCTTACGGCTATGATCCGAAAGAAAAGACAGAGCGGATGTTTATCATCAAATGCCTGCAGCTGAGTTCTGCCGATATCGTCGGAAAAAAAGCGATCATTCAAGAACTCAGCCAATATCATCGCAGCCCGGATGAACGCCAAAACATGATCTCGCAAATTCAAGGCTGGCGGGAAGTTGTCTATACATACCGCGATTCCTTCGGCTGGAAAAAGCTTTTTCAAATGGTGCCCATCGCCGGTATTCTATTTGGCGCGATCACGAACCGTTCGATGATGAACGGTGTGGCGGAAACAGGCATGATGATGTATAAAAAACGGAGAATATTGGAGCGGCTGGAGGATATCGAGAAAGAACCGGAAAGATTGGGGGAATAGTTGAGGCGCTGAAACAATAGAGGTTCCGGTCATCTGAAAATAAATATATTCCTTTGGCAAACGTGCATCGCTATATATGCGGTGCTCTTTTTTGCAAGATTTAAAAAATGCATCCAGTTCATTTGCGAATGAACAGACTGGAAGGAATGAGGGAATGAGGCAGATTATTGCGATGGGCGGCGGCGGTTTTTCTATGGAGCCGGAAAACCTTTTATTAGATCAATATATTTTAGCTCAAGTCAAAAACGATTTACCAAAGGTATGTTTTGTTCCAACAGCCAGCGGTGACCAAACAAATGATATTGAAAGGTTTTATAAGGCGTTTCACACGCTGCCTTGCGAGCCGTCACACTTATCTTTATTTGAACCGCAATTTAAAGAATTGGAGAAATATGTTGTTGAAAAAGATGTGATATATGTCGGCGGGGGAAGTACGAGGAATATGCTTGTTTTGTGGAAGGAATGGGGATTAGATGACGTTTTGCAAAAGGCATATGAAAAAGGGGTTGTACTTGCTGGATTGAGTGCGGGTTCAATTTGCTGGTTTGAAGAAGGGATAACTGACCCGTTGAATGCGCCTTTATATAAGCTCGATGGTCTAGGCTTTCTGAAGGGAAGCCATTGTCCTCATTATGATGGAGAGAGCAAAAGGAAGCCTTCATATCACAAGTTCATCTTGGAAGGAAAAATAAAAGAAGGCTATGCAGTCGATGACGGTGCGGCTGTGCACTTTATCAATGAAACACTGGCTGCTTCTGTCAGTTCCAGGGCAAATGCAAAGTCATACAAAGTCAAATGTGCAAATGGTGAAATCAGTGAAACAGAGATTCGTACAAAGCGCTTAGGTGTTTGCAGAGGTCAAGTATAAGTGAGGGCTCGACGTCTGCGGCATTTTTTAAAGTTGAGCAAAATAAAACTGGGCCCTCTTAATGAGGGCCCAGGATGCGGGTTTAGATTTCCTTTTTCTGACGTTCTGTAAACCTTGGAAAACCGAACAAAATCGCGGCAATCCCGCAAATGCCGATCAAAATCGGATAGAAGGAGTAAGGGAGAATACTGATCGGCGATATTTTGGCGATTTGCGCCGCTGACAGCATTTGCGCGCCGTATGGAATCAGCCCTTGGATGACGCATGAAAAGATATCAAGGATGCTCGCTGATTTCCGGCTGTCAATTCCGTATTGGTCTGATAAATCCTTAGCGAGCGGACCGGCCGTGATGATCGCAATCGTATTATTGGCCGTGGCCAGGTTGGCGGTGCTGACGAGCCCCGCAATTCCGGCTTCAGCTCCTTTTTTCGAACGGACTCTGCGGGAAACAAACTCAAGCAGGAAGGCGATGCCGCCGTTTCGTTTCATCATTTCCGCCATTCCGCCGATCAGAAGAGACAGAATGATCAATTCGGACATCCCGCCGATTCCTTCCGTTATCGCCTGCAGGTAGGAGTGAAGAGTCAGGCTGCCGTCGGAAATGCCGATTACACCGGATAAGACGATTCCGCCAAGGATGACGGCCATCACATTAAAACCGAGAAGCGCAAAAATTAAAACGCCGAGATACGGCAGTACCTTGATCAAGCTGTAAGTCCCTGCCTGTGATACAGGGTGTCCTCCCGATGAGAAAATCATCAGCAGAATGATCGTTACAATCGCTGCGGGTAGCACGATCAAGAAATTCGTTTTGAATTTGTCCGACATTTTTGTTTTTTGTGTGCGGACGGCGGCAATCGTTGTATCAGAAATAAATGACAAGTTATCTCCAAACATGGCGCCGCCGACAACGGCAGCAACCGAAAATGCCGGGGAAACCCCGATTTCAGCGCTGATCCCGGCGCTGATCGGAGCGAGCGCCGCTATCGTGCCGGTTGATGTACCCATTGAAACGGAGATGAAAGCGGCAATGATAAATAAGCCGGCAACCAAAAACTGCCCGGGCACAAGGGAAAGAGCCAGATTCACCGTTGACTCTACAGCCCCCATCGCTTTTGCGACAGAAGAAAACGCCCCCGCCAAAATAAAAATCATCACCATAATCATGATATCGGGATGTCCCGCTCCTGTTGCGAACCACTCGGTCTTGCGGCTGAGCGGCTCCTTTCGGTTCATGGCGAGCGAAACAACCGCCGCGGCAAGAGCGGCTACCAAAATCGGCAGGCTGTAAAAGTCGCCCGTGACAAGCCCTGAGCCGACAAATAAGCAGACAAATAAAAATAGCGGCAAAAGCCCGGAAGCTTTTGCGTTTTGTTTTTGCATATCACGTACACCTCTTCTATTGCTATAACCGTTTTTTCACCAATATTCAACACTTTAAAAGGCGAAAGGCCAAAAGTCAAATGGTAAAATTAGTTCGGGAGAAAATGAATCAAAAAGAGGGGGAAGTCAAATGGACTTTCGAATGGGATCGAAAATGAATATGGCTGAAATGACAAAGGAAATCGGGGAAAAACACGCTAATTTCATCGTCTCTGAAGTGAACGATCATTGCCTGCGGGCCGCAGTCCTGGAGGGAGACTACATATGGCAATTCCACCCGGATTCGGATGAACTGTTTATGGTGATCGAGGGCGAGCTTTTAATCGACTTCAAGGACCGCGGCACAGAAGTGCTGAAGCCGAACGATTCTCTTCTTATACCGCGAGGCGTGATTCACAGGACGCGAGCTGAAAAAAGAACGGTTAATCTTTGCATCGAAAAAACAAACGCGGAAACCGTCATGTTGAATGAAGGCAATGTGTTAAAGCTCATCCGGTGCAAACCGGCCGGACAGGATAAACGCCCGTTCAGTGAGGCTCAGGCGAAATGGACCCCGGTTAAGGACATCAATGGCCTGATCAGACAATGGGGCGGATGGCGGGAGTCTGAATCCGGCCCGGAAGCCGTCGTGATGGCGCTTTGGAAAACAAAACGGGATTATTTGGATTTTATGAGGAACGATCACGATCTGATCTATGAAAACACGAATCAGCAAGACACGTTTGCATCAAGTGTTATTCGCCTTCTTGAAGATCCGGGTGAGATAAGCCGCGCGCTCGAAAAGTATAGCGCGGAGCTTGTCTTTGAACCGGAATGGACGGTCAACGGCACGAGGGTCTAGGACGAGCGGCCGCAGATTTTCGGGAATGTGCTGTTTTTGTTTATTCTTTT is a window encoding:
- a CDS encoding Nramp family divalent metal transporter — translated: MVSQDMSRHAQISKEAQDALDGKSKGFKRLLPFLGPAFIAAIAYIDPGNFATNIAAGSKYGYLLLWVILFSNIMALLIQSLSAKLGIATGKNLPEVAREEFPKPVSVGLWIQGELVVIATDLAEFIGAALGLYLLFGIPLLEASLIAAAGSFAILELQRRGVRPLEAAITGMLFIVVIAFAFQTFFAKPDIGSVLEGMFVPRFDGTDSILLAAGILGATVMPHAIYLHSALTQRRVVGKTDAEKKKIFRFEFIDILIAMLIAGAINASMLIVAAALFFKNGIFVEDLDVAFSHFSTMVSPLSAVLFGIGLLTAGLSSSSVGTLSGDIIMQGFINFRIPLYLRRFITILPPIAIIASGVNPTTALVLSQVVLSFGIAFALIPLILFTSNKRIMGSLKNAAWVTAVSWIIAVLIVGLNVFLIFDTFTG
- a CDS encoding Na+/H+ antiporter NhaC family protein; its protein translation is MQKQNAKASGLLPLFLFVCLFVGSGLVTGDFYSLPILVAALAAAVVSLAMNRKEPLSRKTEWFATGAGHPDIMIMVMIFILAGAFSSVAKAMGAVESTVNLALSLVPGQFLVAGLFIIAAFISVSMGTSTGTIAALAPISAGISAEIGVSPAFSVAAVVGGAMFGDNLSFISDTTIAAVRTQKTKMSDKFKTNFLIVLPAAIVTIILLMIFSSGGHPVSQAGTYSLIKVLPYLGVLIFALLGFNVMAVILGGIVLSGVIGISDGSLTLHSYLQAITEGIGGMSELIILSLLIGGMAEMMKRNGGIAFLLEFVSRRVRSKKGAEAGIAGLVSTANLATANNTIAIITAGPLAKDLSDQYGIDSRKSASILDIFSCVIQGLIPYGAQMLSAAQIAKISPISILPYSFYPILIGICGIAAILFGFPRFTERQKKEI
- a CDS encoding GlsB/YeaQ/YmgE family stress response membrane protein, whose protein sequence is MLGFLVSLIVAIVIGLIGGAIGGSGAPGGWIGSMVVGFVGAWIGHGLFGTWGPDIAGFAIFPAIIGAAILVFILNLLFRGRTGSRSEA
- a CDS encoding macrolide family glycosyltransferase, encoding MGNVLMINFPGEGHINPSIGVTKELQSRGEKVVYYAVEEYAEKIKKTGAEVRLYPDFRDDLSFGRSRTGDEKMDFAEIGLNMAKKADEIVQLIYREVKDEQYDYVIFDHHFLAGKIIAEMMGLPCISLCTTFAMDEELIHSFGKTHQTGLENSPCLEQLQQFLLELSDRYPVSLSQPFDVFSCPGDITIVFTSREFQPHAERFGEDYLFVGPSVTSRHDPGSFPMHELEGETVIVISMGTIFNRQKEIYNMCIDALQDFDGKVVMSIGRHTNPDELNDIPDHFIVKPYIPQLELLKTADLFVTHGGMNSTNEGLYFDTPLIVIPMGGDQFFVASQVERAGAGVKLDKTELTSEVLREKVKEVLENRSYADSAADIGKSLRSAGGYKRAADAIFELVHETVEKG
- a CDS encoding peptidase E; translation: MRQIIAMGGGGFSMEPENLLLDQYILAQVKNDLPKVCFVPTASGDQTNDIERFYKAFHTLPCEPSHLSLFEPQFKELEKYVVEKDVIYVGGGSTRNMLVLWKEWGLDDVLQKAYEKGVVLAGLSAGSICWFEEGITDPLNAPLYKLDGLGFLKGSHCPHYDGESKRKPSYHKFILEGKIKEGYAVDDGAAVHFINETLAASVSSRANAKSYKVKCANGEISETEIRTKRLGVCRGQV
- a CDS encoding GNAT family protein → MFTLKIDHDLYLKMLEPKDAPAVYKQIQQSKQHLRKWLYWVDGTKKLEDTEAFIEDAMKQAAANNGFQAGIWHQQQFAGMIGLHYINWTNRTTSIGYWLGESHQGKGIMTSACRALIDMMFNEYELNRVEIRAAVKNSRSRAIPERLGFVKEGCLRQCEWLHDHFADHFVYGLLRKEYAERGK
- a CDS encoding EcsC family protein, whose protein sequence is MLLEKTELEEQLKIIEKWEKEQQKVWFWERIGRLPFKVLDKLTPAFIQDKIGLLLDEIGGFIQNGGQYLTSEKHLIRKFQKELPNETMETIADVQKAPLAVMDQICEELGKNRANTAAVQGATTGVGGLFTLAIDIPAILGLSLKTLQDIAVSYGYDPKEKTERMFIIKCLQLSSADIVGKKAIIQELSQYHRSPDERQNMISQIQGWREVVYTYRDSFGWKKLFQMVPIAGILFGAITNRSMMNGVAETGMMMYKKRRILERLEDIEKEPERLGE
- the aspA gene encoding aspartate ammonia-lyase; this encodes METKTTRIEKDFLGEKEVPADAYYGVQTMRAVENFPITGYQIDEELIKALAMVKKAAALSNMEIKRLYKDLGEVIIKAAGEIMDGLWHDHFIVDPIQGGAGTSMNMNTNEVIANRGLELLGRDKGDYFHLSPNTHVNMAQSTNDVFPTAIHLATLNHIKKLLGTMEDMLDAFRQKAAEFDSVIKMGRTHLQDAVPIRLGQEFEAYSRVIERDIERIKQSRHHLYEVNMGATAVGTGLNADPRYIKSVVEHLSEISGYQLKGADHLVDATQNTDAYTEVSAALKVGMMNMSKIANDIRLMASGPRAGLAEIRLPPRQPGSSIMPGKVNPVMPEVMNQIAFQVIGNDHTICLASEAGQLELNVMEPVLVFNLLQSIKIMNNGFRVFTDYCIKGIEANEIRLKEFVEKSVGVITAVNPHLGYEAAARIAKEAIATGQSVRELCLLHDVLTEEELDLILDPYEMTHPGIAGASLLEE